In Streptomyces sp. NBC_01707, a genomic segment contains:
- a CDS encoding questin oxidase family protein, translating to MTDTTGRKDATGAPGTAPGDTTGALDEALERLHAAGPERNGWLSNHGPMAVEALVRHGQAPAVHRWLDHYSHKLEDMPAPAARVTAENWHEALGDPRRIADWTTYFEREIAGRPWQDVLTEWWPRLLPGIAAGATHPVIRVGHAVRTLLDGEANAPRKAELAHGLGYWAARHQPLPALHPPASLVPAPSAAAALDAVPPVADQSGGIRDRLAQLTEFPLWPQQFADDPDVARARLAELVRAATHRYATHGHGAPIMLVHAATAPNAVLRTLPALPRELWGQSLAAAWAASAAVTAAYSPADPVPCAASPSAVSADEIFARAAAHGDDHTIKFTDTALDVGDTTALAAALRSIELNPPAL from the coding sequence ATGACCGACACGACAGGCAGGAAAGACGCCACAGGCGCACCGGGCACTGCACCGGGCGACACCACCGGCGCGCTCGACGAGGCGCTGGAGCGGCTCCACGCCGCGGGCCCCGAGCGGAACGGCTGGCTGAGCAACCACGGCCCGATGGCCGTCGAGGCGCTCGTACGGCACGGCCAGGCACCGGCCGTCCACCGTTGGCTCGACCACTACAGCCACAAGCTGGAGGACATGCCGGCCCCCGCGGCCCGGGTCACCGCGGAGAACTGGCACGAGGCCCTGGGCGACCCGCGCAGGATCGCCGACTGGACGACGTACTTCGAGCGGGAGATTGCCGGGCGCCCCTGGCAGGACGTCCTCACCGAGTGGTGGCCGCGGCTGCTGCCTGGCATCGCCGCGGGCGCCACCCACCCCGTGATCCGGGTCGGCCACGCCGTGCGCACCCTGCTCGACGGGGAAGCGAACGCCCCCCGGAAAGCCGAGCTCGCGCACGGCCTCGGCTACTGGGCCGCCCGCCACCAGCCGCTGCCCGCGCTGCACCCACCGGCCTCGCTCGTGCCCGCGCCGAGTGCCGCGGCCGCGCTGGACGCCGTACCGCCGGTGGCCGACCAGAGTGGCGGGATACGCGACCGGCTGGCGCAGCTCACCGAGTTCCCGCTGTGGCCGCAGCAGTTCGCCGACGACCCGGACGTGGCGCGCGCCCGGCTGGCGGAGCTGGTCAGGGCCGCGACCCACCGCTACGCCACCCACGGCCACGGCGCACCGATCATGCTGGTGCACGCCGCGACCGCACCCAACGCCGTGCTGCGTACGCTGCCCGCTCTCCCCCGTGAACTGTGGGGACAGAGCCTGGCCGCGGCCTGGGCCGCGAGCGCCGCGGTCACCGCCGCGTACAGCCCCGCCGACCCCGTTCCCTGCGCCGCATCGCCGTCGGCGGTCTCCGCGGACGAGATCTTCGCGCGGGCGGCGGCGCACGGCGACGACCACACGATCAAGTTCACCGACACCGCACTGGATGTCGGTGACACGACGGCCCTGGCCGCCGCGCTCCGCTCGATCGAGCTGAACCCGCCGGCCCTCTGA
- a CDS encoding dioxygenase, which yields MTVTAERMPALYLSHGAPPLADDPVWPGQLAAWSAGLPRPTAILMASAHWEEAPLALGATETVPLVYDFWGFPEHYYQVRYAAPGAPQLAENVRKLLRGAGTPVQDIPDRGLDHGAYVPLVEMFPGADIPVLQISLPTLDPQKLMDIGRKLAPLRDEGVLIVGSGFFTHNLAALRHTGGGNPAWSVEFDDWGHRALQAQDIDALLDFEHKSPAGRLAHPRTEHFAPLFVTLGASEGELDQGRSIIDGFWMGLAKRSVQFG from the coding sequence CGGTGTGGCCGGGCCAGCTGGCCGCATGGTCCGCCGGCCTGCCCCGCCCCACCGCGATCCTCATGGCCTCCGCCCACTGGGAGGAGGCCCCGCTCGCCCTGGGCGCGACCGAGACCGTCCCGCTCGTCTACGACTTCTGGGGCTTCCCCGAGCACTACTACCAGGTGCGGTACGCGGCCCCGGGGGCGCCGCAGCTGGCGGAGAACGTACGCAAGCTGCTGCGCGGCGCCGGTACACCGGTCCAGGACATCCCGGACCGCGGGCTCGACCACGGGGCGTACGTCCCGCTGGTGGAGATGTTCCCGGGCGCCGACATCCCCGTACTCCAGATCTCCTTGCCGACGCTGGACCCGCAGAAGCTGATGGACATCGGACGCAAGCTCGCGCCGCTGCGCGACGAGGGCGTACTGATCGTCGGCAGCGGCTTCTTCACCCACAACCTCGCCGCACTGCGGCACACAGGCGGCGGCAACCCCGCCTGGTCGGTGGAGTTCGACGACTGGGGACACCGGGCGCTGCAGGCGCAGGACATCGACGCGCTGCTCGACTTCGAGCACAAGTCCCCGGCGGGCCGGCTGGCCCATCCGCGCACCGAGCACTTCGCGCCGCTCTTCGTGACGCTGGGCGCCTCGGAGGGAGAGCTGGACCAGGGGCGCAGCATCATCGACGGGTTCTGGATGGGGCTCGCGAAGCGATCGGTGCAGTTCGGCTGA